In Seriola aureovittata isolate HTS-2021-v1 ecotype China chromosome 17, ASM2101889v1, whole genome shotgun sequence, a genomic segment contains:
- the atad5a gene encoding ATPase family AAA domain-containing protein 5 translates to MAGVVAMASVIEDFDTQPCKKSHKDGGSPVVKTITNYFSPVAKPAEKPFSPPRSNNIMDYFSRRAPSSKEKTSSPEQSKENCQTSQSVEKHTSPVAAVKQPSQKRGRKAIKAARELVESETLSSTEDMSCFIVEEPHESKDSAAEVTSTCGVLGSDTAALLAQLSTEAYVTAGISERSATMPVCVVQAGKDEHHEEGSRCEKTVKLKPELKSIPSSPAVPLKDKEKQVKTASRNSRKRNQQEAKQPESEPEEKEAEASFCDVSMEVNVDEASQLNNSTVTISFEDFVRSQDKGEEDIEDEQGKEEESKMTTGAEEMDTDRLENVGSLEPSLQVSPRTVTIQAEVHVVSPKQEPVKTVGKLASIFNKRKGAMSPSEVVTSPHTEAGHQLPSTSLVVKRKSNVVLQEEDLELAVLESESMPKCSEAERKQFMAAFKRPNLDGSKTKPGKSQGKQKQPEEKNLDAAEVIEEDCEIPPPVAQDPAVSEENNVAKKKPTRKGRKKAKEENLTVTTSPTATPAEESMTKIIDIEDKKEEPSIPAVRRSRREAVVRQATEITPASPVRKTRKQNESKDAAAASLPESPIKMSTPKTRKSKHGVFLAEMVCPPDTKQSPIRIKFTRVHKNVPMSKAESGSGINTSMAARTSNESKKRKQAKKLVEKAKVIQQSKKTAVEEKGTLRRSSRNEAAIKKSYCENEDSIICLEDNETTRQTAQGKGKTQKPLRSLNDVLGKATTAGKETKAVPGSKVASLGQEKTARKVSAVISIFDESGCEGSENSQDDEQFRARREFLKSGLPESFRKQIAKTAATKEAYSLSCSYFQPVIHMKQPPHDCPLWSLPWPESPLLYHLKEPGSRTSKSFSSVSGSFCLKTEPACRAFCERGSGWRPEISESVRQLLVEEVSTSNPPFPVQMFISRFVKRRTDHQQYCTASEPESTRVTGTSLPAEPVGGKRKRIDDGRENTAKVAKKQRGNHSEENVSTPEPETAKRGGRTRRAQRSRLEEEEKEKTRPSNKTAPIPSEDDSVVVLDDLLLAEDTVNKDVLKEDVLWTDKYQPQHSSDIIGNTASVRRLHSWLKEWKLRADREERKKQKDKKQEEGSNDSDWDCGEEDPQDGEDMLCNTMLITGPTGVGKTAAVYACAQELGFKVFEVNASSQRSGRLILSQLREATQSHQVDSQGVNAHKPTYFNSYGTSSSAGAVRPGTSPRKINSPRRVVSSPRKHPQSPSGSKKGALAPTSLSNFFKMGRPTNKEPPNTKKNEQTAASKKVMKANNEGANKNKDLAIKSPTATTPKENSEEQSKKTATSLILFEEVDVIFDDDSGFLAAIKTFMATTKRPVILTTSDPTFSSMFDGNFEEIHFKTLSVSNVGSYLQLLCLAEDMRTDLSDISSLLRLNGCDIRQSLLQLQFWTRSAGGRHITRPLMHTEKNAELKPETDGEAAKMSVCAVTVPPTLPPCDTGCTESKLGLLNIEPERDIWELLRNHSLVEEAVCWELLTESRRRGVDLLYSNMETLLPLPLTQLTTSAHKPESQDHPPVNPKEQPSSTCIQSDTLPSHARLLHAAESADCSDDSSPVKVSNRMRKNKRRHCVPDQGGLNSDSDSEDSFMSLCKPQGAPQAKEKVKERVVSEMVKRKPLTPEERVKNLPVSQCLESIADFLDNMSYADSSLLVHPEGGDIHRRMSPVSAVVKDGMTDELRVETDRRRWVGSECILEIQAAVEALSFRKCRGSIGEAWDKARQLEGELGKEAAAELTLPVAPHCEGFSFTQDSPCQPQLVQGRREVMERLMLRGMVGTLGNRPAAAVDYLPALRTICRSEQLKEQGKIKRRFLHYLDAIHLGLEKSTLQHLAEDFP, encoded by the exons ATGGCTGGTGTTGTGGCTATGGCATCTGTCATTGAGGACTTTGACACCCAG CCTTGCAAGAAATCTCACAAAGATGGTGGCAGTCCTGTGGTTAAGACAATCACAAACTATTTCTCTCCTGTGGCCAAGCCTGCGGAGAAACCCTTTTCCCCTCCTCGCTCCAACAATATCATGGACTACTTTAGCAGGAGGGCTCCTTCCTCTAAAGAAAAGACCAGCTCACCAGAACAGTCTAAAGAGAACTGTCAGACATCTCAGTCtgtagaaaaacacaccagCCCAGTGGCAGCAGTGAAACAACCATCTCAGAAACGGGGTAGAAAAGCCATCAAAGCTGCAAGGGAACTTGTGGAGAGTGAAACTCTCAGCTCCACAGAGGACATGAGCTGCTTCATTGTAGAAGAACCACATGAGAGCAAAgactcagcagcagaggtgacCAGTACTTGTGGGGTCCTTGGCAGTGATACAGCAGCTCTGTTGGCCCAGCTTAGTACTGAGGCATATGTCACTGCTGGAATATCAGAGAGGAGTGCCACTATGCCTGTCTGTGTAGTGCAGGCTGGAAAAGATGAACATCATGAAGAGGGATCCAGGTGTGAAAAGACTGTCAAACTTAAACCAGAGCTGAAGAGCATTCCCTCATCTCCAGCTGTACCTTTGAAAGATAAGGAAAAACAGGTCAAAACTGCCTCACGAAATTCTAGGAAGAGGAATCAACAGGAGGCAAAGCaaccagaatcagaaccagaggagaaagaggcagaggcCTCTTTCTGTGATGTTAGCATGGAGGTTAATGTGGATGAGGCCTCACAATTGAACAACAGCACAGTTACGATATCGTTTGAAGATTTTGTGCGAAGTCAGGACAAGGGGGAAGAGGACATTGAAGATGAAcagggaaaagaagaggaaagtaaAATGACAACAGGGGCAGAGGAAATGGACACTGACCGGCTGGAAAATGTGGGTTCTTTGGAGCCATCACTTCAAGTCTCGCCCCGAACGGTCACCATCCAGGCTGAGGTGCATGTAGTGTCACCCAAACAGGAACCAGTCAAGACTGTGGGAAAGTTAGCTTCCATTTTCAACAAGAGAAAAGGGGCAATGAGCCCTTCAGAAGTTGTAACTTCTCCTCACACAGAAGCTGGACACCAGCTTCCGTCTACCTCACTGGTTGTGAAAAGGAAATCCAATGTGGTTCTTCAAGAGGAGGATCTTGAGCTGGCTGTGCTTGAGAGTGAATCCATGCCAAAGTGCAGCgaggcagagaggaagcagTTCATGGCTGCCTTCAAGCGGCCCAACCTGGATGGGTCCAAAACCAAACCTGGGAAGAGTCAGGGCAAACAGAAGCAACCGGAAGAGAAGAATTTAGATGCTGCAGAAGTTATTGAGGAGGACTGTGAAATTCCTCCCCCTGTTGCGCAAGACCCAGCTGTCTCTGAGGAAAACAATGTAGCTAAAAAGAAACCAAcaagaaaaggcagaaagaaagcTAAAGAAGAAAACTTGACTGTCACTACCTCACCCACTGCTACTCCTGCGGAAGAATCAATGACCAAGATTATTGACATTGAAGATAAAAAAGAGGAGCCGTCCATCCCCGCTGTGAGGAGATCCAGAAGAGAGGCTGTAGTCAGGCAAGCGACCGAAATCACCCCAGCAAGTCCTGTCAGGAAGACCAGGAAACAAAATGAGTCAaaggatgctgctgctgcttctttacCTGAGAGCCCTATAAAGATGTCCACCCCAAAGACACGGAAGTCCAAACATGGAGTCTTTTTAGCAGAAATGGTGTGCCCACCTGACACAAAACAAAGTCCAATCAG GATTAAATTTACTAGAGTCCATAAAAATGTCCCCATGTCAAAGGCAGAGAGTGGAAGTGGTATTAACACGTCTATGGCTGCTAGA ACATCAAATGAGTCTAAAAAAAGGAAGCAGGCAAAGAAGttggtggagaaagcaaaagtgATACAGCAGAGTAAGAAaactgctgttgaggagaagggCACCTTAAGGCGTTCGTCACGAAATGAGGCTGCCATCAAGAAGAGCTACTGTGAAAATGAG GATTCTATCATCTGCCTGGAGGACAACGAGACCACTCGTCAGACAGCACAAGGAAAAGGCAAAACCCAAAAACCTTTGCGAAGTCTAAATGATGTTCTGGGAAAAGCCACAACAGCTGGCAAAGAGACCAAGGCTGTCCCAG gcTCAAAAGTGGCATCACTGGGCCAAGAGAAGACTGCTCGGAAGGTGTCTGCTGTGATTTCCATCTTTGATGAGAGCGGTTGTGAGGGCTCTGAAAACTCCCAGGATGATGAGCAGTTCAGGGCGCGCAGAGAGTTCCTGAAGAGTGGTCTGCCAGAGTCTTTTAGGAAGCAGATAGCCAAGACCGCTGCCACTAAAGAGGCATACTCTCTCTCCTGTTCCTACTTTCAACCAGTAATACACATGAAGCAACCACCACATG ATTGCCCTCTATGGAGTTTACCATGGCCTGAATCTCCATTATTGTATCATCTGAAAGAGCCTGGGAGTCGAACATCCAAGTCTTTTTCATCTGTTAGTGGCTCCTTCTGTTTGAAGACAGAACCAGCCTGTAGAGCCTTTTGTGAAAGG GGTTCGGGCTGGAGACCTGAGATCTCTGAAAGTGTTCGTCAGCTTCTTGTGGAGGAAGTCAGCACCTCCAACCCTCCCTTCCCTGTTCAGATGTTCATCAGTCGCTTTGTGAAGAGACGCACTGACCACCAGCAGTACTGCACAGCCTCAG AACCAGAATCAACCAGAGTCACAGGCACATCACTGCCAGCTGAACCAGtaggagggaagaggaagaggatagATGATGGAAGGGAAAACACAGCGAAGGTGGCTAAGAAGCAGCGGGGCAACCATTCAGAGGAGAACGTTTCCACGCCTGAGCCAGAGACGGCGAAAAGGGGAGGTCGTACGAGACGAGCGCAGAGATCCAGgctagaggaggaggagaaagagaaaacaaggcCTTCTAACAAAACTGCTCCCATCCCGTCCGAGGACGACTCTGTGGTTGTGCTGGATGACTTGCTTTTGGCAGAAGACACTGTGAATAAAG ATGTGTTGAAGGAGGACGTGTTGTGGACAGACAAATATCAGCCCCAGCACTCCAGCGACATCATAGGCAACACTGCCTCAGTTAGGAGGCTGCACAG tTGGCTAAAGGAATGGAAACTCCGtgcagacagagaagagagaaaaaagcagaaagacaagaaacaaGAGGAAGGAAGCAATG ACTCTGACTGGGACTGTGGAGAAGAGGACCCCCAAGATGGAGAGGACATGCTGTGTAATACAATGCTGATCACAGGACCCACTGGAGTAGGAAAGACTGCTGCTGTCTATGCTTGTGCCCAGGAGCTGGGCTTCAAG GTATTTGAGGTGAACGCTTCATCTCAGCGGAGTGGCCGTCTTATTCTGTCCCAACTGAGGGAAGCCACTCAGTCACACCAGGTTGACAGTCAGGGGGTCAATGCCCACAAACCCACCTACTTCAACAGCTATGGCACAAGCAGCAGTGCTGGCGCTGTCAGGCCTGGCACCTCTCCCA gAAAGATTAACTCTCCTCGCAGGGTGGTTTCCTCTCCCAGGAAACATCCCCAGTCACCAAGTGGTTCTAAAAAAGGAGCTTTGGCTCCGACTTCTTTAAGTAACTTCTTCAAAATGGGTCGACCCACCAACAAGGAGCCACCTAACACTAAGAAGAATGAACAAACAG CTGCTTCCAAGAAAGTCATGAAAGCAAATAATGAGGGTGCCAATAAGAATAAAGACCTCGCAATCAAATCACCAACAGCTACCACCCctaaagaaaacagtgaagaacAGAGCAAGAAGACGGCCACCTCTCTTATCCTGTTTGAAGAAGTGGATGTTATATTTGATGATGACTCTGGGTTCCTAGCTGCCATCAAGACATTCATGGCCACTACCAAGAGGCCAGTCATCCTCACTACCAGCG atCCTACTTTTAGCAGCATGTTTGATGGCAACTTTGAAGAGATCCATTTTAAAACGCTGTCAGTG TCAAATGTGGGCAGCTACCTGCAGCTGTTGTGCCTGGCTGAGGACATGAGAACAGACCTATCAGACATCAGCTCTCTGCTCAGACTCAATGGCTGTGACATCAGGCAGAGTTTACTGCAGCTGCAGTTCTGGACTCGCAGTGCTGGTGGCCGCCATATAACCAGGCCACTGATGCACACCGAAAAAAATG CTGAACTAAAGCCAGAGACTGATGGAGAGGCAgcaaaaatgtctgtgtgtgcagtgactGTCCCGcccactctccctccctgtgaTACTGGCTGCACTGAGAGCAAACTCGGCCTCCTGAATATTGAGCCAGAGAGAGACATCTGGGAGCTGCTTAGG AACCATAGTCTGGTGGAGGAGGCAGTTTGCTGGGAGCTGCTGACAGAAAGCAGGCGACGAGGAGTGGACCTACTCTATTCCAACATGGAGACCCTCTTACCTCTACCACTCACACAGTTGACTACCTCTGCTCACAAACCTGAATCACAAGACCATCCTCCTGTTAATCCCAAAGAGCAGCCCTCATCCACCTGCATACAGTCCGACACACTTCCATCTCACGCTAGATTACTGCATGCGGCAGAGTCAGCAGATTGCTCGGATGATAGCAGTCCAGTTAAGGTTTCCAACAGAATGAGGAAGAACAAACGAAGGCACTGTGTACCTGACCAAGGTGGACTGAACTCTGACTCGGACTCAGAAGACAGTTTTATGTCTCTCTGCAAGCCGCAGGGTGCTCCTCAGGCAAAGGAGAAAGTCAAAGAGAGAGTAGTTTCAGAAATGGTGAAAAGGAAGCCACTGACTCCCGAGGAGCGTGTAAAAAATCTACCAGTGTCACAGTGTCTAGAATCAATAGCTGACTTTTTAGACAACATGTCCTATGCAGACTCCTCCTTGCTTGTTCATCCAGAAGGGGGTGACATTCACAGAAGAATGTCACCTGTCAGTGCAGTGGTGAAAGATGGGATGACAGATGAGTTGAGGGTTGAGACTGACAGACGGAGGTGGGTGGGTTCAGAGTGCATCTTGGAGATCCAGGCTGCTGTGGAGGCACTGAGCTTCCGCAAATGTCGGGGTTCGATAGGGGAGGCCTGGGACAAAGCCCGACAACTGGAAGGAGAGCTTGGAAAAGAGGCTGCAGCAGAACTCACCCTCCCTGTTGCCCCTCATTGTGAAGGTTTCAGCTTCACTCAGGACAGTCCCTGTCAACCACA GCTGGTCCAGGGGAGGAGAGAAGTGATGGAGAGGCTGATGTTGAGAGGAATGGTTGGCACTCTCGGAAACAgaccagcagctgctgtggaCTACCTGCCAGCCCTACGTACCATCTGCAGATCAGAGCAGCTCAAGGAGCAGGGCAAGATTAAACGAAG gtTTCTGCACTACCTAGATGCAATCCACCTTGGTCTTGAAAAGAGCACTCTACAGCACCTTGCTGAAGACTTCCCCTAA